One region of Miscanthus floridulus cultivar M001 chromosome 19, ASM1932011v1, whole genome shotgun sequence genomic DNA includes:
- the LOC136527041 gene encoding uncharacterized protein isoform X2: protein MLRNGETGDWIGTFQGHKGAVWSCCLDRNALRAASASADFSAKVWDALTGDELHSFEHKHIVRACAFSEDTHLLLTGGMEKTLRVYDMNRPDAAPRELDKSPGSVRTAAWLHSDQTILSSCTDMGGVRLWDVRTGKIVQTLETKASVTSAEVSQDGRFITTADGSSVKFWDANHFGLVKSYDMPCNVESASLEPKSGSKFVAGGEDLWVHVFNFFTGEEIACNKGHHGPVHCVRFAPGGESYASGSEDGTIRIWQLSPANADDEAANANGKTTAGVNEVTTKIEGFHIPKEGQTEG, encoded by the exons ATGCTTCGTAACGGTGAGACTGGTGACTGGATTGGGACTTTTCAAGGTCATAAAGGTGCTGTTTGGAGCTGTTGCCTTGACAGGAATGCTCTGAGGGCTGCATCTGCTTCTGCTGACTTCTCGGC TAAAGTATGGGATGCCCTTACTGGTGATGAGCTACATTCATTTGAACACAAGCATATAGTTCGGGCATGTGCCTTCTCTGAG GACACCCACCTTTTACTCACTGGAGGCATGGAAAAGACTTTGCGTGTGTATGATATGAATCGTCCTGATGCAGCTCCAAGAGAGCTTGACAAATCACCTGGTTCTGTCCGAACTGCTGCTTGGCTTCATAGTGACCAAACTATATTAAGTTCCTGCACTGACATGGGTGGAGTAAG GCTATGGGATGTGAGAACTGGAAAAATTGTCCAAACTCTTGAAACGAAGGCTTCTGTCACTAGTGCAGAAGTAAGCCAGGATGGCAGGTTCATCACTACAGCTGATGGCTCAAGTGTAAAATTCTGGGACGCAAATCA CTTCGGCCTTGTTAAAAGCTATGATATGCCGTGCAATGTGGAGTCGGCTTCACTTGAACCTAAGTCTGGGAGTAAATTTGTAGCTGGAGGGGAAGATTTGTGGGTTCATGTATTCAATTTCTTCACTGGTGAAGAAATAG CTTGTAACAAAGGGCATCATGGTCCAGTCCACTGTGTCCGGTTCGCACCTGGTGGTGAATCATACGCATCGGGTTCGGAAGATGGCACCATTCGGATCTGGCAGCTTAGCCCGGCTAATGCTGATGACGAGGCGGCCAATGCAAATGGCAAGACAACTGCTGGGGTGAACGAGGTTACAACCAAGATAGAAGGCTTCCACATTCCCAAGGAGGGGCAGACCGAGGGGTAG
- the LOC136527041 gene encoding uncharacterized protein isoform X1, with protein sequence MEKKKVAIPLVCHGHSRPVVDLFYSPVTPDGYFLISASKDTNPMLRNGETGDWIGTFQGHKGAVWSCCLDRNALRAASASADFSAKVWDALTGDELHSFEHKHIVRACAFSEDTHLLLTGGMEKTLRVYDMNRPDAAPRELDKSPGSVRTAAWLHSDQTILSSCTDMGGVRLWDVRTGKIVQTLETKASVTSAEVSQDGRFITTADGSSVKFWDANHFGLVKSYDMPCNVESASLEPKSGSKFVAGGEDLWVHVFNFFTGEEIACNKGHHGPVHCVRFAPGGESYASGSEDGTIRIWQLSPANADDEAANANGKTTAGVNEVTTKIEGFHIPKEGQTEG encoded by the exons atggagaagaagaaggtggcgaTCCCGCTGGTCTGCCACGGCCACTCGCGGCCGGTGGTGGACCTCTTCTACAGCCCCGTCACACCCGATGGCTACTTCCTCATCAGCGCCAGCAAGG ACACAAATCCAATGCTTCGTAACGGTGAGACTGGTGACTGGATTGGGACTTTTCAAGGTCATAAAGGTGCTGTTTGGAGCTGTTGCCTTGACAGGAATGCTCTGAGGGCTGCATCTGCTTCTGCTGACTTCTCGGC TAAAGTATGGGATGCCCTTACTGGTGATGAGCTACATTCATTTGAACACAAGCATATAGTTCGGGCATGTGCCTTCTCTGAG GACACCCACCTTTTACTCACTGGAGGCATGGAAAAGACTTTGCGTGTGTATGATATGAATCGTCCTGATGCAGCTCCAAGAGAGCTTGACAAATCACCTGGTTCTGTCCGAACTGCTGCTTGGCTTCATAGTGACCAAACTATATTAAGTTCCTGCACTGACATGGGTGGAGTAAG GCTATGGGATGTGAGAACTGGAAAAATTGTCCAAACTCTTGAAACGAAGGCTTCTGTCACTAGTGCAGAAGTAAGCCAGGATGGCAGGTTCATCACTACAGCTGATGGCTCAAGTGTAAAATTCTGGGACGCAAATCA CTTCGGCCTTGTTAAAAGCTATGATATGCCGTGCAATGTGGAGTCGGCTTCACTTGAACCTAAGTCTGGGAGTAAATTTGTAGCTGGAGGGGAAGATTTGTGGGTTCATGTATTCAATTTCTTCACTGGTGAAGAAATAG CTTGTAACAAAGGGCATCATGGTCCAGTCCACTGTGTCCGGTTCGCACCTGGTGGTGAATCATACGCATCGGGTTCGGAAGATGGCACCATTCGGATCTGGCAGCTTAGCCCGGCTAATGCTGATGACGAGGCGGCCAATGCAAATGGCAAGACAACTGCTGGGGTGAACGAGGTTACAACCAAGATAGAAGGCTTCCACATTCCCAAGGAGGGGCAGACCGAGGGGTAG